A single genomic interval of Gemmatimonas sp. UBA7669 harbors:
- a CDS encoding YhbY family RNA-binding protein produces MTGKARAELRAEAHHLSVQVHVGHAGVTDALLTSLSDVLRTHELVKVQVAKGGELSAKDAANDLAQRLGAEVVQVIGRTFTIYRHNPDLKRGELPPWRR; encoded by the coding sequence ATGACCGGCAAGGCGCGCGCGGAGCTGCGCGCCGAAGCACATCACCTCAGCGTGCAGGTTCACGTCGGCCATGCCGGCGTGACCGACGCGCTGCTGACCAGTCTGAGCGATGTTCTGCGCACGCACGAATTGGTGAAGGTGCAGGTGGCCAAGGGCGGCGAACTCTCCGCCAAGGACGCCGCCAACGATCTGGCGCAGCGCCTCGGCGCCGAGGTCGTGCAGGTCATCGGCCGCACATTCACCATCTACCGCCACAATCCGGACCTCAAGCGGGGAGAACTGCCCCCCTGGCGGCGCTGA